A region of the Pedococcus aerophilus genome:
GTTGACCTCGTCGTCGTCCAGCAGGAACCGCGCACCGGTGTTGGGACCGCGCAGCACGACGAGCAGGGCGGTGCCGGGACGCAGCGCGTCGACGGTGGCCTGGTCGGCCTTGCTGAGCGAGACCTCGGTCTCGGCCGACGTGTCGACCTGCTCGAGGCCCGAGATGCCGGGGAGACGCATGGTCGTCGGCTCGTGCGGGTGCGAGGCCTGCTCGTCCATCTCGCTGCCGTTCATCGGTGCTGCGCTCCTCTGTTGTCGTCAAGCCCCTCTAGCAAAGCACACACCCTAGGTGACGCCGCTGACAGTGCGCAGCGGATTCCGGCGGGGTGCCGGGCGCGTGTCGGGCGCCCCGTCGAGCAGGTGGTCAGCCGAGCTGGCCCTGGTATGCCGCGGGGTCCAGGAGGGCGTCGACGGCGGCTGCGTCCGAGGGACGGATCTCGTACATCCAGCCCTCGCCGTAGGGGTCGGTGTTGACGAGCTCGGGCGTGGCGTCGAGGGACTCGTTCACCGCGGTGATCTCGCCGGCCAGCGGGGCGTAGAGGTCGCTGACGGACTTGGTCGACTCGACCTCGCCGCAGGCGTCACCTGTGGCGACGGTGTCGCCGACGCTCGGGAGGCTGACGTAGACGACGTCGCCGAGGGCGTCCTGGGCGAAGGAGGTGATCCCGATGCGCACGGTGCCGTCATCGCCGGAGCGCACCCACTCGTGCTCGGCGGTGTAACGCAGGTCCTGGGGGTACTCCAGCTCGCTCATGCTGCTCCTCTGGCGCGTGACTGACGGTGGGGCTGAACGCTGTCGGCCGACAGTGTGTCCGACCGGGGTGGGACGTCGACCGGCGGGGGTGGTGGTGCGGTCCGGCGGGTGCTGCGGTCCCCCGGCTACTTCGACGGCGCCGGGACGGGCCGAGCGTAACGAGGGTCCTGAAGGGAGTGCAATGCGGTGATCTCGATCGAGTCGGCCTGGCGCACGGTCGACGTCGCACCGTCGCCACGCACCGACTCCGAGACGCCGCCGGGGATGTCCATCGCCGAGGCCATGGTGGCCGGGTCCCCGATCGCCTTGATGGAGTACGGCGGGTCGACCCGCCGTCCGCTGATCTCCACCCCGCCGTTGGCGTCGGCGAACCAGGTGTTCGCGACGACCCGGACGTCGCCGATCTGCACGGCCTCGGCACCTGCGTCGCGCAGCTCCTGGAGGGCGTCGAGGAGGCGTGCGGCACTGACCTTGCGGTCGGGGTCGTTGATGGTGATGACGACACCGGGGCCGGTGGCCGGCGCGGTGCCGCTGAGGATGCCCAGCGTGTCGAGCCGTTCCTGGGCCGACTTCAGCGCCTCGGCGCTCGAGTCGACGCCGGAGAGCAGGGTGTCGCGGCTGCTCTCGAGCTCGCGGGTGTCGCTGGCGAGCCTGCCCTGCTCCTGGCTGACGTCGTCGAGGATGCGGACGAGCTCGTCCTCGCGCAGCTGCTCCAGCCCGCTCTGGTCGGTCTGCTGGACCTGCGTGGCGATGGCGAACCCCAGGGCGATGGCCAGCAGCGCGGCGAAGGCGTTCGCGCGGGTGGCGCGCGGACGCGCCATACGCAGCAGCGTGACCCACGCGTTGGAGGAGGCGTCGTTCCTGGCGGCCGCACGAGGGGTCGGCGACGACCCCGAGGGCTTCTCCTCGGGACCGGGGGCGGACGACGTCGAGGTCATGCCTTGAACAGGTGCCGGCGGATGGAGGCGACGTTGGAGAAGATCCGGACCCCGAGGACGACCACGACACCGGTGCTCAGCTGCGAACCGACCCCGAGCTGGTCCCCCAGGAAGACGATGAAGGCAGCGACCACGACGTTCGCGAGGAACGACACGACGAAGACCTTGTCGTTGAAGATCCCGTCGAGCACGGCCCGGACGGCCCCGAAGACCGCGTCGAGGGCAGCGATGACGGCGATCGGGAGGTAGGGCTGCAGCACGAGTGGCACCTCGGGACCCCAGAGGAGCCCGATGAGCACTCCGCCGACGAGGCCGAGCAGGGGTATCACGGTGAGTTCTCCGAGGTGGGTTCGGGACTGGTGGAGTCGGTGCTGGTCGCGGTGCTGCTGTTCGCGCTGCTGCTGGTCGAGGGGGTCGGTGCGCTGGACGCCGGAGCCGGGACGGTGGCCTCCCGCACGGTGAGCGAGGTGGCGGCCGGGACGGTGAGGTCGTCGCGGGCGTCCATGGAAACACGGATGCCGTAGTTGTCCTTGAGGGCGCGCGCGTACGCACCGCCGGCGGTCTCCGCGAACTCGACCTGCAGCCCGTCCGGGTCGCCGAGCACGGTGATCGTGTACGGCCGCGCCAGCGGACGGTAGTTGACGAGGATCGCGTCACCCGCGAAGCGGATCGCCGAGCGCGAGGTCAGCCGTTGGCCGTTGACGGAGATCGCCTCTGCGCCGGCCTCCCACAACCCGTTGACGACGACCTGCATGTCCCGCGAGTACAGGATCCCGTCGGAGTCCTCGCTCGACGTGCGGGGGTTGCCGTCGGCGCTGGTGCCGTCGGCTCCCGGTGCGTTGTCGAGGACGACGACGAGGCCCTTGCCCTGCATGGACTGGGCGCCCGAGGCGACGTCCAGGGCCGCCAGCCGGGTCTGCAGCGACGAGGACGTCTGGCCCAGCGCCCGGCCGCGCAGCTGGTCGACCTGCTCCTGCAGGGTGCGCAGGTTGGCCTCCTGCCGCTCCACGGCCGATCGCCGGCTCTCCACCTGGGACACGAGCTGGACCTTGGCCTCGGCGGCCGACGTCGACGGCGCCCGCAGGGCGACCGCGCCGAGCGTGAGCAGCAGTCCGGTCACGACCGCAGCGACCGCCACCGTGGCCGTCCTGGTGCCTGTGCTCGAGGGCAGTCCCTCGGCGACCCGCCGCTCGGCCGCTGCCGCGTACCCGGGGTCGAGGGGCCGTTCCATCATCGAGGTGAGCAACGTCATCGACTCGTCGGGACGCCGTCCCGACGGGGTCGGGTTCGGGGTGGCCGTGCGGTGCGAGGTGGGTCCCATGGGTCGCCTCAGCGGGTGGCGGCCACGTCAGCGGCCACCACCTGGCGGGCCTGGACGATGTACATGACGCCGGCGATCCAGTACAGGGCCGTGCCCCACCAAGCGAAGGCCCAGCCGATGGGCAGGGCCCAGGCGGCGAAGGAGCTGTCGCCCTGCCCCAGCAGGAGGAGCGGGAAGGCGTAGAGGAGGTTGAAGGTCGCGGCCTTGCCGACGAAGTGCACGGGCAGACCGGTCTGGCCGTGCCGCTTCACCCACCACAGGACACCGGCCAGGAGCACCTCGCGCGCCACGAGCGCCCACACCAGCCACCACGGGATGACGTCGCGCACCGCCAGGCCGAACAGGGTCGTGGCGATGTAGAGGCGGTCGGCGAAGGGGTCGAGCAGCTGGCCGAGCCGGGACTCCAGCCCGTAGCGCCGGGCGATCTTGCCATCGAGGTAGTCGCTGAGCCCGGACAGCGTCAGCGTGATCAGCGCGATGGCGTCGTGCTCGGTCAGGATCGCCCACAGGAACACGGGCACGCCGAGCAGCCGCAGCAGCGACAGGACGTTCGGGAGGGTCAGCACACGGTCGGACACCGGGGCCACCCCTGCCCCCGTCCCCCGACCACCCTCAGCTGCCACGCCCGCAGCCTAACGGGCTGCCTCCACCCGCCGACCGCAGGCATGGCCGTCGGACGACCAGGGAGATGACGGGCTGCCGGCGTCCGCCGTGCTAATCCTCGCCGCGCAGGGCCGCCAACGTCTTCTCGACCCGCCGCGCGCGGGTCTCTGCGGCCTTGGCACCCTCGATGGCCAGGGCGTGCTGACGCTGGTGGGAGTAGGAGAGCCGTGCCCAGGCCGACGTCGCGTCAGGGTCGTCGGCCAGGGCCTTCGCGAGCTCGGCCGGGACCTCGACGACACGCGGCGCGGTGTCCAGCTCGAGGTCCACGTCATACGTCCGGCCCCCGGTGGTGCCGGTGAGCCCGCGGTTCTCCGCGCTCACCCCGACCCAGGATCTGCCCCCCATCGGCGCGATGCTGCCGCGGTAGGTCACGCCGTTGACGGTCACCGTGACCTTCGGGCGCCTGCCACCACCGAGGGCGTCGACCACCTCCTGCGGCACCTCGAACCCCGTGGTCGTCCCACCCGTCTGCTGGAGCTCGGCCGTGAACCTCATGCGGAGAGTATGCAGCGCAGCCGGGCCCCGTGGGCCCGTGGGCCCGTGGCACAGTGGCCGGATGGCTGACAACGGTGCCTTCGCAGGCTTTCCGCACTGGGGCGTGGAGTTCTACCAGGACCTCGAGGAGGACAACACCCGCGAGTTCTGGACGGCCCACAAGCCGCGCTGGCAGCAGGACGTCCGCGACCCGATGCGTGCCCTCGCCGACGAGCTCGAGGACGAGTTCGGCCCGGCCAAGCTGTTCCGGCCCAACCGGAACCTGCGCTTCAGCGCCGACAAGTCGCCGTACAAGACCCATCAGGCGGCACTGGCAGGGCGGGAGAAGGGCGCCGGCTGGTACGTCCAGCTCGGCGGTGACGGCCTGGTCGTCGGCGGCGGATTCCGGGCCCACTCCCCCGCCGACACCGCGCGATTTCGCGCCGCCGTGGACGCGCCGTCGTCCGGGCTGCTCCTCGAGCGCCTCGTCGCAGAGCTGGCGGGCTCGGGGTTCACCCTCGAGGGCGACTCCCTGAAGACGCGACCGAAGGGGTACGACGCCGACCATCCACGGCTTGAGCTGTTGCGGCGCAAGGAGATCATGGCCCTGCGTCGCTTCGGGGCGCCCGACTGGTTGGCCACCCCACAGGCCCTTGACGAGGTCCGTGCGGCCTGGCGCGAGCTGCGTCCGCTGACCGAGTGGGTCCTCGAGCACGTGGCCGTCGAGGACTAGGCCCGCGGCCCCTGTCGCGTCGCTCGTGGCAGGCCTACAGTCCGAGCATGAGCTTCCTCGTCCCGGCCCAGGCGTACGGCAGGTTCATGGGACGGTTCTCCGAACCCCTGGCAGAGCAGTTCCTGGGGGTGGCCGGGCTGGAACCGGGCCAGCGAGCGCTCGACGTCGGCTGCGGCCCGGGAGCTCTCACGACACGGCTCGTCGAGGTCCTGGGACCTGCGGCCGTCAGCGCCGTGGACCCGTCGGAGACCTTCGTGGCGGCGGCCCGGGAAGCCCTGCCGGGGGTCGACGTGCAGCAGGGGCGTGCCGAGTCCCTCGCGTTCGCCGACGACACCTTCGATGCAACGCTCGCGTCGCTGGTCGTGCACTTCATGACCGACCCCGTCGCGGGCCTCACCGAGATGGCGCGGGTCACCCGGGCGGGCGGAGTCGTGGGCGCGACGGTCTGGAACCACGCCTCGGGGTCGGGTCCGCTGTCGTTGTTCTGGGAGGCGGTCCGCGCCGTCGACCCCCAGGAGGAGGGTGAGGACGACTACGCCGGTGTCCACGAGGGCGACCTCGCGGCGTTGTTCCGCGGCGCCGGCCTGCCGGACCTGTCCGAGTCGGTCCTGACCGTCCACGTGCCGTTCGACTCGTTCGAGCAGTGGTGGGAGCCGTACACGCTCGGCGTGGGACCGGCCGGGCAGTACGTCGCCGGTCTCGGCCCGGAAGCCCGCGAGCGCCTCGAGCAGGCCTGCCGCGAGACCGTGCCCACGGCCCCGTTCACGGTGGCGGCGCAGTCGTGGTGCGTGTGCGCCCGGGTGCCGAGCCGACCGGCCGCGACCGGCCGACCCGACCCGAGCTGACCGACCCGAAGAGACCCGACCCGAACAGACCCGACGGGGCCGGACGACGGGCTCAGCCCTCGATCGCGACGCCGGCGATGGGGGTGCCCGGCGGCAGGTCCAGCACCTGCTGGTGGATCTGGCCAGCGATGTTCGTCGCCACGACGAAGTCCTGCACCTCGAGGTTGTCCACGGTCAGTGCGCCGCCGAGGACCGGCGGGTGGGTGAAGCTCAGCACCTGCTCGGGTCCGGGGACGATGCCCTGCTCCGCTGCCGCGAGCGCGAGCTCACCCATGAGGTAGCGGTCCTGGCCGTCCTGGGTCTGGAGCGAGACCTCGACCGAATCGCGGTCGGGCCAGGCGACCGTGAGGGCGCCCTCCACCGTGTCGAGGAAGGCGAACCCCTGAGGCACCTGCAGGATGATGTCGCCGAACAGCGTGGCCAGCACCGGCACCGCGCCGGTGAGGTCGAGCCAGTCCCACGACTCGAGCGCGCCGGCGTACTCGTCGGCGCTGAACTCCTTGGTCAGGTCCACGCCGAGATTGAACCACGCAGCAGGGC
Encoded here:
- a CDS encoding FHA domain-containing protein — translated: MNGSEMDEQASHPHEPTTMRLPGISGLEQVDTSAETEVSLSKADQATVDALRPGTALLVVLRGPNTGARFLLDDDEVNSGRHPDSDIFLDDVTVSRKHANFRREGETFVVRDVGSLNGTYVNRERIDEVTLHTGDEVQIGKFRLVFYAGRA
- the gcvH gene encoding glycine cleavage system protein GcvH; the protein is MSELEYPQDLRYTAEHEWVRSGDDGTVRIGITSFAQDALGDVVYVSLPSVGDTVATGDACGEVESTKSVSDLYAPLAGEITAVNESLDATPELVNTDPYGEGWMYEIRPSDAAAVDALLDPAAYQGQLG
- a CDS encoding DUF881 domain-containing protein encodes the protein MARPRATRANAFAALLAIALGFAIATQVQQTDQSGLEQLREDELVRILDDVSQEQGRLASDTRELESSRDTLLSGVDSSAEALKSAQERLDTLGILSGTAPATGPGVVITINDPDRKVSAARLLDALQELRDAGAEAVQIGDVRVVANTWFADANGGVEISGRRVDPPYSIKAIGDPATMASAMDIPGGVSESVRGDGATSTVRQADSIEITALHSLQDPRYARPVPAPSK
- a CDS encoding small basic family protein, with protein sequence MIPLLGLVGGVLIGLLWGPEVPLVLQPYLPIAVIAALDAVFGAVRAVLDGIFNDKVFVVSFLANVVVAAFIVFLGDQLGVGSQLSTGVVVVLGVRIFSNVASIRRHLFKA
- a CDS encoding DUF881 domain-containing protein, with translation MGPTSHRTATPNPTPSGRRPDESMTLLTSMMERPLDPGYAAAAERRVAEGLPSSTGTRTATVAVAAVVTGLLLTLGAVALRAPSTSAAEAKVQLVSQVESRRSAVERQEANLRTLQEQVDQLRGRALGQTSSSLQTRLAALDVASGAQSMQGKGLVVVLDNAPGADGTSADGNPRTSSEDSDGILYSRDMQVVVNGLWEAGAEAISVNGQRLTSRSAIRFAGDAILVNYRPLARPYTITVLGDPDGLQVEFAETAGGAYARALKDNYGIRVSMDARDDLTVPAATSLTVREATVPAPASSAPTPSTSSSANSSTATSTDSTSPEPTSENSP
- a CDS encoding CDP-alcohol phosphatidyltransferase family protein; amino-acid sequence: MAAEGGRGTGAGVAPVSDRVLTLPNVLSLLRLLGVPVFLWAILTEHDAIALITLTLSGLSDYLDGKIARRYGLESRLGQLLDPFADRLYIATTLFGLAVRDVIPWWLVWALVAREVLLAGVLWWVKRHGQTGLPVHFVGKAATFNLLYAFPLLLLGQGDSSFAAWALPIGWAFAWWGTALYWIAGVMYIVQARQVVAADVAATR
- a CDS encoding YdeI/OmpD-associated family protein, with amino-acid sequence MRFTAELQQTGGTTTGFEVPQEVVDALGGGRRPKVTVTVNGVTYRGSIAPMGGRSWVGVSAENRGLTGTTGGRTYDVDLELDTAPRVVEVPAELAKALADDPDATSAWARLSYSHQRQHALAIEGAKAAETRARRVEKTLAALRGED
- a CDS encoding DUF2461 domain-containing protein; amino-acid sequence: MADNGAFAGFPHWGVEFYQDLEEDNTREFWTAHKPRWQQDVRDPMRALADELEDEFGPAKLFRPNRNLRFSADKSPYKTHQAALAGREKGAGWYVQLGGDGLVVGGGFRAHSPADTARFRAAVDAPSSGLLLERLVAELAGSGFTLEGDSLKTRPKGYDADHPRLELLRRKEIMALRRFGAPDWLATPQALDEVRAAWRELRPLTEWVLEHVAVED
- a CDS encoding class I SAM-dependent methyltransferase yields the protein MSFLVPAQAYGRFMGRFSEPLAEQFLGVAGLEPGQRALDVGCGPGALTTRLVEVLGPAAVSAVDPSETFVAAAREALPGVDVQQGRAESLAFADDTFDATLASLVVHFMTDPVAGLTEMARVTRAGGVVGATVWNHASGSGPLSLFWEAVRAVDPQEEGEDDYAGVHEGDLAALFRGAGLPDLSESVLTVHVPFDSFEQWWEPYTLGVGPAGQYVAGLGPEARERLEQACRETVPTAPFTVAAQSWCVCARVPSRPAATGRPDPS